TAGCCTGAATACGGATACTGTTTTTAGAAATACGTGAACCGTCACCCAAACCGGTGGTACCATCGTCGCCGGTTTTGGTAATGATTGAAGTGAGTCGGTCATTCATGTTGCTCAGAAGCTCCTTTTGATCAGTGAAGATACAACGCCCACGTGCCTGTCGCACAATGTAGATAGTTTGTAGCCCATTTGCAATTGTATCCAGAGTTGCACTGTGCCTGTGTCGGCATTTGCCAGACGTCACACCATACCAGGATTCACGGCATGGCGATTTTTAATGTATGGTGATCGGAAACGCGATCCAGGCTTCAGGAGATAAACAAGTTTGGTGTATCTTGTGCAGTGGTGCAATTGGGCGATTTTTGATTCGTCATTTATCTGTGTTGCGATGCATGCTCGGTGTGCCGTGCTCTGAAGCGCTATGTAACGACTGAAACGCACCCGTTTCGTGGAACGCTGTCTTTTGTCCTAAAATGAAGATTGAAATGCAAACACCGGAGATGCGCATGAAAAAGTCAATTGCAACTGTAATGTTGGGGCTGGCCGCAGCCGTGGCTGTCACCAGCGTTGCTTACGCCCAGGAAACGGGACGAGGCAGCGGAGAAGTGCGCCGCATTCAACCTGAACAGGGCAAAATTGCCATCAAGCAGGGCGCCATCAGCGACCTGAAGCTGCCGGCCATGACGCTGTCCTACAAGATTGATGCCGCGTTGCTCAAAGATATCAAGCCCGGTGATTCGGTCAGTTTTACTGCCGAACGGGTTGGCAAGGATTACGTTATCAAGGAAATCAGCAACTAGCCCCAAGGCCTCTGTGCCGATCATCGCGTCAACACTATGCGAGCCGGCGGTAGATGTAAAAAAGGTGCAGAACTCAACATGAGTATCTGCACCTTTTGTATTTAGCTGCCTACGCTATTTGCGCTTGCTTACAGCACGTAGCGTGCCAGATCCTGGCTGTTGGCGGCTTCTTCCAGCTTGCTGTTGACATAGTCGGCGTCAATTTTGACGACTTTGCCGCTGCTGGTTGTCGCGTCAAATGACAGGTCTTCCAGTAGCTTTTCCATCACGGTGTAAAGACGACGCGCACCGATGTTCTCGGTCCGTTCATTCACATCAAAGGCCAGTTCGGCCAGGCGATGAATGCCTTCATCAGAGAACTCCAGCGCGACGTCTTCGGTGGCCATCAATGCGGTGTACTGCTTGGTCAGGGACGCATCGGTGTCTGACAGAATGCGTACGAAGTCGGCGGTGGTCAGCGAATCGAGCTCGACCCGAATCGGGAACCGGCCCTGCAACTCGGGGATCAGGTCCGAAGGGCGGGACAGGTGAAATGCGCCAGAGGCGATGAACAGAATGTGATCTGTACGCACCATGCCGTATTTGGTATTGACGGTCGTGCCTTCTACCAAGGGCAGCAGGTCGCGCTGCACACCCTGACGGGACACATCGCCACCGCCATGTTCCTGACGGGTGGCGATCTTGTCGATCTCATCCAGGAAGACAATGCCCTGCTGCTCTGCGTTGCGAACTGCAGCGGCCCGGATTTCCTCTTCGTTGACCCGTTTGGCGGCCTCTTCGTCTACCAGCAGTTTGAAGGCGTTCTTGATGGTCATCTTCGTGGCTTTTTTCTTGTCACGACTTAAGCCGGCGAACATGCCCTTGAGCTGTTCGGTCATGTCTTCCATGCCCGGTGGCGCCATGATTTCCATGTGCGGCAGGGGCTGGGTTACGTCGATTTCAATTTCGGTGTCGTCCAGCTGCCCTTCGCGCAGTTTCTTGCGAAAAGTCTGGCGCGCCGTGTTTTCCTGGCGCAGCGGTTCGCCGTTGCTGTCGCGCGGCGGCGCGACCAGAACGTCCAGAATCCGGTCTTCTGCGGCATCTTCGGCCTGGGTCCGCACACGGCGGGTTTCCAGCTCACGGGTCTGTTTGATGGAAATTTCCACCAGATCACGAATAATGGTGTCGACATCGCGACCAACATAGCCCACTTCAGTGAACTTGGTTGCCTCAATTTTGATGAACGGTGCGTTGGCAAGCTTGGCCAGGCGACGCGCAATCTCGGTTTTGCCGACCCCGGTTGGGCCGATCATGAGAATGTTCTTGGGATGAATTTCGTGGCGCAGGGGCTCGGGCACCTGCTGACGACGCCAGCGGTTGCGCAGGGCAACGGCGACGGATTTCTTTGCCTTGTTCTGTCCGACAATGTTTTTGTCCAGTTCAGAGACAATTTCTTTGGGGGTCATGACACTCGCTGACATTCTGATATTTCCGGTTAGAGTGTTTCAATGGTGTGATTGCTGTTTGTGTAGATACACAAATCGCCCGCTATTTCCAGAGATTTCTTGACGACGACCTCTGGGGGCAGATCCGTATTCTGCAATAGCGCCAGGGCGGCTGACTGCGCGTAGGCGCCGCCGGAACCGATAGCGGCAATACCGTTTTCGGGCTCCAGTACGTCACCGTTGCCGGTCAGAATAAGGGTGTGTTCGGCGTCTGCCACGATCAGCATGGCTTCGAGACGGCGCAGCACGCGATCGGTACGCCAGTCGCGGGTCAGCTCTACGGCGGCCCGCATCAGGTGTCCCTGATGTTTTTCGAGCTTGGCCTCAAAGCGTTCCTGAAGCGTAAAGGCATCGGCGGTTGCGCCTGCGAAGCCGGCCAGAATCTTGTCGTGGTATAAACGGCGGATTTTGCGGGCCGTGCCTTTGATGACAATATTGCCCAGAGTGACCTGACCATCGCCGCCGAGCGCGACCTGATTGCCGCGCCGGACGCAGACGATGGTAGTAGCGTGAAATTGTTCCATAGAGCCTTCCTGTTGTTTCCCTAGTTAGATAGGGACGGGACAGAAAGATTTCAAGGAACCCGGATCAATTAATTAATCACCGTACATTTTCTGGCGTTTTTCGCGCCGTTCCTGGGCTTCCAGCGACAAAGTGGCGGTTGGACGGGCCAGCAGGCGGCGCAGGCCGATGGGTTCGCCGGTTTCTTCGCACCAGCCGTAGTCACGCGACTCGATCAGGGCCAGTGACTGCTGCACTTTCTTGAGCAGCTTGCGTTCGCGATCCCGGGTGCGCAACTCCAGTGCATGTTCTTCTTCAATCGTGGCGCGGTCGGCCGGATCAGGAACGAACTGGGTTTCACGCAGATTTTCGGTAGTAACGCCTGCATTATTGATGATTTCGTCTTCCAGGCGCTTTAAGCGGTCGCGGAAAAACGCCAGTTGCTCATCGTTCATATAGTCAGATTCGGGCATGGCGAGCAGTTGCTCTTCAGTCAGAAGAGGGGCTTGCGTTGTTGCATCTGTTTTTTTAGCTGCCTTAGCCATAAAACACTCCATATATCACTTCAATAATGTTGAACATAGCGCACAATGGATTGAAATTGCGTGATCACATTTGTGCGCAATATGATGCTTTCAGTGCCCGCTATTTTTGTACCAGACACTGGTTCAGCCCGTTAAGGATGACATCCTTGGGCAACTTACGACCAATAAACACCATGGTGTTGGAGGGCTTCTCCTTAGGCCCCCATGGTTTGCCGGGTTCTGCACCCATCAGCATGTGTACACCCTGGAAGATCATGCGCTGGCGCATGCCTTTCATGTAAAGGATCCCTTTGTAACGATACAGGTCGGGACCAAATACCTGCACTACGCCGCTCAGGAACTCTTCCAGACGTTCCGGTATGAACGGTTTTTCAGATTTGAAAACGAAGGCGCCGATTTCATCGTCATGGTGAGCGTGATGATGATCGTGATGATGGTGGTCGTGATCGTGATGCTCGCCATGCGCATGGCCGTGATCATGCTTGTGATCGTGCCCATGGTCGTGATCGTGCTCATGGTCGTGATCATGGGCCGCATCGGGATGTTCTTCTTTCAGAAATTCCGGATCAATGTCAAGAATGGTATTCAGGTTAAAGCCGCTGATGTCCAGGACCTTATTGATGTCGATCTCGCCAAAATGAACCGGCATAATTTCGGCGCGCGGGTTCATATGCAGCAACCGATGACGCAGGGCGCTGTATTCCTGGTCTGTGACCAGGTCTTTCTTGGAGACCAGGATGCGGTCGGCAAATCCGACCTGTTTTTGAGCTTCTGGCTGGGTGTCCAGCGTTTCCATGCCGTGCTTGGCATCGACCACCGTAATTACGGCATCGAGCCGGTAGAAGGCGGCAACGCTGTCATCCATGAAGAAGGTCTGGCAAACCGGACCGGGGTTGGCTACACCGGTGGTTTCGATCACCACGCGTTCGAATTTCAGTTCGCCTTTCTGGTGGCGAACTTTAAGATCATTGAGCGTGTTCAGCAGATCGCCGCGAACAGTGCAGCAGACGCAGCCGTTGGACAGCTCGATAATCTGTTCGTCGCTATCCTGCACCAGAAGTTCGTTATCTATGCTTTCCGGCCCGAATTCATTTTCGATGACGGCGATGCGGTTGCCGTGATATTCGGTCAGGATGCGTTTCAGGAGTGTGGTTTTACCTGCCCCCAGAAAACCGGTAAGAACGGTGACAGGGATCATTTTATCTGCTTGTGCTTGCGTTTTTGTCATGGCGTTTAAACGTCTTACCGGCAACAGAAACCGGCCGATTCCAAAAAGACGTTCCTAAAGTCAATCGCAGGATTACATCATAGCTTTGCGAAAGTCGCAAACGTTAATTGTTTCTCGAACAAAATAAACCCCAAATACTGGGGATAAACCCTAAGATCTTGATTTGTGTAATGAAATTTACATTCTGGTATGCCCGGCCACGATAACGGCGATTGACCGGCGCTTCTCGTTCAATAGGGGAGCGATTATTGTGTCCTGCGCGCCTGTTGCCGACTGCTGACAATTGACCGATTGATCCTGTAGGGGAAGTGGGTGACGGTTTCAGCCGGAGCAATGGGCGTGGCGGCGGGCTGATGCTGCGGGTCTGCCGTTTTCAGTCACGGCGCCGCTGCTGTTTCATCCTGTTTTTTGTTGCAATCTTCACAGATGGCCCGCAATTCGGTTTCGCTGGTTGTCTGAATGAAACCGGCCGTATGGATCATGTCCTGCAACTGGTGGCTGATCAGCGGGGCACTCAGTTCGGCGACCTTGCCGCAACGTGTGCAGACAATCAGCAGATCGTGGTGGTGACCCGATACGTCCTGGCAGGCCGTCCAGGCGTTGACGGCATCCAGGCGGTGGATCAGGCCTTCTTCGACCAGAAAATCCAGGGCGCGGTAGACGGTGGGAGGCTTGGCCTGCGGATAGAGCTGCTTCATGGCCTCAAGCAATTCATAGGCTTTCAGGCTGCGACCGGCTTCCAGCAGCAGGGTGAGCACGTGCTGGCGAATCGGCGTCAGGCGGGTACCGCGTTGTTCGCAATGACGAATGGCTTCCAGCAGCTGATAGGCTACAGAGTGGGTATGGGCGCCATGCTGGTGCGTCTGTTCCGGGTGATCTGTATCAGGTGGCATTCTGGGGGTCATGTGACAGGCAATCGTTGGGCGAAGATGGAGGCAATGATACTGCCATCGTCCGCAAGGAGGAAACTTTCAAGCTATTTTAGGCCATTTCACTGCCGAAATTGTGTATTATGATATAACATATCATTTTGGAAAGTGGTTGTGGCGGGATTAGGATGCCGGCAGCATACAGTCGACACGAGGCCATAACAGGGCCAGGCTGTTGCAGCGTCGTGTATTCGACGCCGTTCCAGGTCCGCTCGGGCAACCCAGCCTGCTTCGCAGGCGAATGATTGCCCCACCCATCCACGCTGATCCATCCATTAACAGATCCGTTAAATCAGACAATTATGCAGAATGAATCCCTGTTCCCGGCCTTGCAGCGCGTCTATCCCACAGTGACAGGGACGCCTTTTGTCGAGCAGGCGCGTGCCAAAACTGCTGATGTCGCACCGGCGGTCGGCGCTGCTGGCGGACACGGTTCGGTTCCTTCAGCCGACGACCCACTGCACATGCCGGCCGAGTCAACTCCCACGATTTTCCTGGCGTCTGCCGTTGACAGGCTGGGCCCGGTGCTGGGCGTTATCCTGCTGCTATGGGGTTTGATCGCCTGGTCGGCCGGCTGGCTGGGTACGATTGCCGGCTGATCGCCGCCTTTGTCTTTCGGATTCTTACTGACACCCATGCCCATGCCCTTTGCGACAAACAGCGCCCGTGTTGACCGTCCCGCAATTGCGGTCTCGGCGGCGGCCAGGCCGGTTATCCAGCTTGAGGATGTGACTGTGGGCTGGAACGGTGTGCCTGCCCTCAGCGGCGTGACAGGGACCTTTCTTGAAGGGTCGCTGACCGCGATCCTGGGGCCCAATGGCGCCGGTAAATCGACGCTGCTCAAAACGGTGACAGGACAACTGACAGCGCGCACTGGCAGGGTGACAATCCACGACCATTTCCGTGGCGGTATTTCCCTGTTGCCGCAAATCAGTGAAATTGATCGCAGCTTTCCGATTACCACCTACGATCTGGTTTCCATGGGCGCCTGGCGCCGGGTAGGCGCCTTCCGTCGCTACGATAAAGGCGAGCGTCAGCGTATTCATGACGCGCTGGCCACCGTCGGGTTGACAGATAAATCCCGCGACCTGATTTCCAGTCTGTCCGGCGGACAAATGCAACGTGCGCTGTTTGCCCGTCTTATTGTGTGCGATGCGCCGGTCATGATCCTGGATGAACCTTTCACTGCCGTGGATGAGGGAACCTGCGACTTGCTGCTGCAGATTCTTCTTGACTGGCATCGCGAAGGGCGCACCGTGCTCGTGGTGCTGCACGATGCTGCGCTGGTGCGCCAGTGCTTTCCCCAAACGTTGCTGCTGGCGCGGCAGGTGGTGGGCTGGGGCGATACGGCCAGCGTGCTGACCGACGCCAATCTGGACCAGGCCCGCTCGCTGGCGCTGGGAGGCTTTTGATGGAGGCGGTTGTTGCGGCGCTGCTGACGCCTTTTACCGAATTTGCGTTTATGAGCCGAGCCCTGTTCGGTTCGATATTTGTGTCGCTTGCCGCAGGACCGCTGGGCGTGTTTTTGATTCTGCGGCGCATGAGCCTGATGGCCGATTCCATGTCGCATGCAATTTTGCCTGGCGTGGCGGTGGCCTTCCTGCTGGCCGGCGTATCCATGACGGCAATGCTGATCGGCGGCCTGGCCACCGGTTTGCTGGTCGCCGTGCTTGCCGGCAGTGTGGCCCGATCTACCGGCTTGAAAGAGGACGCCAGTTTTGCTGCGTTCTACCTGATATCACTGGGCCTTGGCGTGTTGTTAATTTCGCTCAAAGGTTCCAATCTGGATCTGTTGCACGTGCTTTTCGGTACTGTGCTGGGGCTCGATGACAGTCATCTGGTTTTCATCATGTGCGTCTCCAGTGTAACGCTGGTTGTGCTTACGTTGATGTACCGGCCGCTGGTGATCGAATGCCTGGATCCGGCTTTTCTGAAAATGGAAGGCGGCGGCGGCTCGCTGGTTCATGGCGGCTTTCTGATCCTGCTGGTGGTTAATCTGGTGGCCGGGTACCAGGTCATGGGTACCTTGCTGGTGGTGGGGATGATGATGTTGCCGGCCGCCGCGGCGCGCTTCTGGGGACGTACGCTGGGGTGGCAACTGGTCCTGGCTGTGTGTCTGGGCGTTGTAGCTCTTATATCGGCCTCGTACTGTCCTATCACTTCGGTCTGCCGGCTTCCAGCGCCATCATTCTATCTGCGGGCGCCTTGTATATTTTGTCAATGTTATTTGGCAATCAGCACGGCTTGCTGCGTTCCGGCCGCTAGCAAAGATCCGGTTACTAGCAAAAAAAACCTTATTTCTCTTTATCTGTTTCGTCCATCTTGGCGCGGGGGTGTGCCTTGTCGTAAACTTGAGCCAGATGCTGAAAATCGAGCCTCGTATAAATTTGCGTGGTGGCAATATTGGCATGCCCCAGCATTTCCTGCACTGCCCGCAGATCCTGCGACGATTGCAGAACGTGGCTGGCAAAGCTGTGACGCAGGACGTGTGGGTGCACCTGCGCGGGAATGCCACTGCGCAGGCTTAGTTTTTTCAGTTGCAATTGAACAACCCGCGGGGCAATGCGGCGACCGCGGGTGCCCAGAAACACCGCAGACTGATCGTCGGTCGTGCTGCCTGGCGGCAGCAGTTTGTGCCTGACGGCCAGCCATTGCGTTACGGCACCAATGGCGCTGCGGCCCAATGGCACGCTGCGCGTTTTGCCGCCTTTGCCGGTAACCGTGACCTCGCCTTCATCCAGGTTGAGCCAACTGATCGATTCATAGCCATCCTTGCGCGTGTAACGGATGTCCAGGCTGACCAGCTCGGCCAGACGCAAGCCGCTGGAATAGAGCACTTCGAACATAGCCTGATCGCGCAGATCGGCCGGTTCTGTGCCAGTGGCCACGGTGGGATGATCCAGCAGCGCCTGGGTTTGCTCCACCGACAGCGCCTTGGGAAGCGAGCGGGCAATCTTGGGTGTCTTCACATCCAGGGCTGGATTGACTTTGACCGTGGTCTGGGGAATCCACCATTGATAAAAGCCGCGCCAGGCCGACAGAATGCGCGCCAGGCTGCGCGGGCTGTAATCCTGTGCATGCAGCCGGGCGATGGCGTGTCGTATTTGTGCGTTGCTCAGATTCTCGGGCAGGATGTCCGGATAGAAACCCAGCAACAGCACCAGATCACGCCGATAGGCAGACAGCGTGTGGCTCGCATACCGTTGGTTGGTTTGCAGGTAGGCCAGCCATTTTTCCATTGCATCGGGCAGAATGCGTGTCATGGCGCTTTCCATAAGTACTGCTGCACCTGGCCGAAGGTCAGTTTTGGCAGATGTCAGGCGGTGTAATTCAGGCGGCTTAAGCAGGCGCTGGCCAGCTTGCCGAGAATTTCAAGAAATGTCGTGCCCATGTCCGGTTTGAAGTGCTCGGTGCCTTCTGCAGCGAAGACCAGCACGCCAATGGTGCGCCCTTCATGTGTTAACGGCACCATGGCAACCGAGCCGGGCTTGCTATCGAACCAGCCATGCGCCGGCAGATACCCTTCCTGGCCGCAATAGGGTTTCTGCAGGCCGGCCACAAAGGCCTGGAGCATGTCGTCGGTGCCCTGGAAGCGCTCGTCTTTGAGGGCCGGAAGATTCCACAGGCGCAGGGCAACTTCCAGCATATCGAATTCCTGGCGCAATCCGTCTACCACGCGTTGCGGCAGCCGCTGGGGGTCCTGCTCTGCCAGCATGTGCGTACACCAAAGCGTGACATGATCGCTGATGGCTTCGTTGGAATTGGCATTGTGCAGCAGTTCAGACAGCTTCCACTCCAGTTCCTTGTTGCGCGTGCGCAGTGTCAGGATCTGACGTTCGCCCAATGACAGCGTGTTGCGGGCATGGGGGTGGGGTACCTTCAGCGATGAAAAAATATCGGCGTGCTCATCAAAAAAAGCAGGGTTGTCCTGCAGAAATTGTGCGACGGTTTCTGCTGTCAGTGTGGCAGCTTCAGACATGAGTACGTTCCTT
Above is a window of Advenella kashmirensis WT001 DNA encoding:
- a CDS encoding copper-binding protein; the encoded protein is MKKSIATVMLGLAAAVAVTSVAYAQETGRGSGEVRRIQPEQGKIAIKQGAISDLKLPAMTLSYKIDAALLKDIKPGDSVSFTAERVGKDYVIKEISN
- the hslU gene encoding ATP-dependent protease ATPase subunit HslU, which produces MSASVMTPKEIVSELDKNIVGQNKAKKSVAVALRNRWRRQQVPEPLRHEIHPKNILMIGPTGVGKTEIARRLAKLANAPFIKIEATKFTEVGYVGRDVDTIIRDLVEISIKQTRELETRRVRTQAEDAAEDRILDVLVAPPRDSNGEPLRQENTARQTFRKKLREGQLDDTEIEIDVTQPLPHMEIMAPPGMEDMTEQLKGMFAGLSRDKKKATKMTIKNAFKLLVDEEAAKRVNEEEIRAAAVRNAEQQGIVFLDEIDKIATRQEHGGGDVSRQGVQRDLLPLVEGTTVNTKYGMVRTDHILFIASGAFHLSRPSDLIPELQGRFPIRVELDSLTTADFVRILSDTDASLTKQYTALMATEDVALEFSDEGIHRLAELAFDVNERTENIGARRLYTVMEKLLEDLSFDATTSSGKVVKIDADYVNSKLEEAANSQDLARYVL
- the hslV gene encoding ATP-dependent protease subunit HslV, with amino-acid sequence MEQFHATTIVCVRRGNQVALGGDGQVTLGNIVIKGTARKIRRLYHDKILAGFAGATADAFTLQERFEAKLEKHQGHLMRAAVELTRDWRTDRVLRRLEAMLIVADAEHTLILTGNGDVLEPENGIAAIGSGGAYAQSAALALLQNTDLPPEVVVKKSLEIAGDLCIYTNSNHTIETL
- the dksA gene encoding RNA polymerase-binding protein DksA, whose product is MAKAAKKTDATTQAPLLTEEQLLAMPESDYMNDEQLAFFRDRLKRLEDEIINNAGVTTENLRETQFVPDPADRATIEEEHALELRTRDRERKLLKKVQQSLALIESRDYGWCEETGEPIGLRRLLARPTATLSLEAQERREKRQKMYGD
- a CDS encoding CobW family GTP-binding protein — encoded protein: MTKTQAQADKMIPVTVLTGFLGAGKTTLLKRILTEYHGNRIAVIENEFGPESIDNELLVQDSDEQIIELSNGCVCCTVRGDLLNTLNDLKVRHQKGELKFERVVIETTGVANPGPVCQTFFMDDSVAAFYRLDAVITVVDAKHGMETLDTQPEAQKQVGFADRILVSKKDLVTDQEYSALRHRLLHMNPRAEIMPVHFGEIDINKVLDISGFNLNTILDIDPEFLKEEHPDAAHDHDHEHDHDHGHDHKHDHGHAHGEHHDHDHHHHDHHHAHHDDEIGAFVFKSEKPFIPERLEEFLSGVVQVFGPDLYRYKGILYMKGMRQRMIFQGVHMLMGAEPGKPWGPKEKPSNTMVFIGRKLPKDVILNGLNQCLVQK
- a CDS encoding Fur family transcriptional regulator; its protein translation is MPPDTDHPEQTHQHGAHTHSVAYQLLEAIRHCEQRGTRLTPIRQHVLTLLLEAGRSLKAYELLEAMKQLYPQAKPPTVYRALDFLVEEGLIHRLDAVNAWTACQDVSGHHHDLLIVCTRCGKVAELSAPLISHQLQDMIHTAGFIQTTSETELRAICEDCNKKQDETAAAP
- a CDS encoding metal ABC transporter ATP-binding protein — encoded protein: MPMPFATNSARVDRPAIAVSAAARPVIQLEDVTVGWNGVPALSGVTGTFLEGSLTAILGPNGAGKSTLLKTVTGQLTARTGRVTIHDHFRGGISLLPQISEIDRSFPITTYDLVSMGAWRRVGAFRRYDKGERQRIHDALATVGLTDKSRDLISSLSGGQMQRALFARLIVCDAPVMILDEPFTAVDEGTCDLLLQILLDWHREGRTVLVVLHDAALVRQCFPQTLLLARQVVGWGDTASVLTDANLDQARSLALGGF
- the xerC gene encoding tyrosine recombinase XerC: MTRILPDAMEKWLAYLQTNQRYASHTLSAYRRDLVLLLGFYPDILPENLSNAQIRHAIARLHAQDYSPRSLARILSAWRGFYQWWIPQTTVKVNPALDVKTPKIARSLPKALSVEQTQALLDHPTVATGTEPADLRDQAMFEVLYSSGLRLAELVSLDIRYTRKDGYESISWLNLDEGEVTVTGKGGKTRSVPLGRSAIGAVTQWLAVRHKLLPPGSTTDDQSAVFLGTRGRRIAPRVVQLQLKKLSLRSGIPAQVHPHVLRHSFASHVLQSSQDLRAVQEMLGHANIATTQIYTRLDFQHLAQVYDKAHPRAKMDETDKEK
- a CDS encoding DUF484 family protein, with amino-acid sequence MSEAATLTAETVAQFLQDNPAFFDEHADIFSSLKVPHPHARNTLSLGERQILTLRTRNKELEWKLSELLHNANSNEAISDHVTLWCTHMLAEQDPQRLPQRVVDGLRQEFDMLEVALRLWNLPALKDERFQGTDDMLQAFVAGLQKPYCGQEGYLPAHGWFDSKPGSVAMVPLTHEGRTIGVLVFAAEGTEHFKPDMGTTFLEILGKLASACLSRLNYTA